The following proteins are co-located in the Canis aureus isolate CA01 chromosome X, VMU_Caureus_v.1.0, whole genome shotgun sequence genome:
- the AKAP4 gene encoding A-kinase anchor protein 4: MSDDIDWLHSRRGVCKVDLYSPTGQQDQDRKVICFVDVSTLNVEDKDSKDAAGSSSEGDLNLGNLEEKEIIVIKDTEKQDQSKTEGSVCLFKQAPSDPISVFNWLLNDLQKYALGFQHALSPSTSSCKHKVGDTDGEYHKIPSGNCYSVYADQVNMDYMANGPQSLRLEITAAKNTNNNQSPSTPPAKSPSSQRAVISPDGECSMDDLSFYVNRLSSLVIQMARKEIKEKLEGRSKCLHHSIYPSPGDKGKNSPRSPVSKIASEMAHDAVELTSAEMRGTGEECKEGGRKTFLYSELSNKNKSGDKQMCQRDSKEFADCISKGLMVYANQVASDMMVSVMKTLKIHSSGKPIPACVVLKRVLLKHTKEIVSDLIDSCMKNLHNITGVLMTDSDFVSAVKRNLFNHGKQNAADIMEAMLKRLVSALLGEKKETKCQSLSYASLKAGSHDPKCKNQSLEFSAMKAEMKGKDKGKMKPEQCKSLTSAEKVGEHILKESLTMWNQKQGNQGKMPGKVCANKEEKREKISPSTDSLAKDLIVSALTLIQYHLTQQAKGKDACEEDCPGSTTGYMTQSAQYEKCGSGQSAKALSMKHLESHGAPGPSTSLKDNQQLDSQKLDMSNIVLMLIQKLLSESPFNCDDLCESENKRSEPRTNKAASMSKKSDRGEEQCQDNQELDFISGMKQVNRQFIDQLVESVMKLCLIMAKYSNNGAALAELEEQAALANNPNYQVGGSRCSQDGAMSQNHQDSPGPEVIVNNQCSTSSLQKQLQAVLQWIAASQFNVPMLYFMGDDDGQLEKLPEVSAKAAEKGYSVGDLLQEVMKFAKERQLDEAVGNMARKQLLDWLLTNL; encoded by the exons ATGTCTGATGATATTGACTGGTTACACAGCCGCAGGGGCGTGTGCAAGGTAGATCTCTACAGCCCAACAGGACAGCAAGATCAGGACCGGAAAGTG ATATGCTTTGTTGATGTGTCCACCCTGAATGTGGAAGATAAAGATTCCAAG GATGCTGCTGGTTCCAGTTCAGAAGGTGACTTAAACTtgggaaatctggaagaaaaagaGATTATTGTGATCAAGGATACTGAGAAGCAAGACCAGTCTAAG acaGAGGGATCCGTGTGCCTTTTCAAACAAGCTCCCTCTGATCCCATAAGTGTCTTTAATTGGCTTCTCAATGACCTCCAGAAGTATGCCTTGGGTTTCCAACATGCACTGAGCCCCTCAACCTCTAGCTGTAAACATAAAGTAGGAGACACAGATGGCGAATATCACAAAATACCCTCCGGGAACTGCTACAGCGTCTATGCTGATCAAGTGAACATGGATTATATGGCCAACGGACCTCAAAGTCTACGTCTCGAAATAACAGCAGCCAAAAACACCAACAATAATCAGAGTCCTTCTACTCCTCCAGCAAAATCTCCTAGCAGTCAGAGGGCAGTTATTTCCCCTGATGGCGAATGTTCTATGGATGACCTTTCTTTCTATGTCAACCGACTATCTTCTCTGGTAATCCAGATGGCCCGTAAGGAAATCAAGGAGAAGTTGGAAGGCAGAAGCAAATGCCTTCATCATTCAATCTACCCATCCCCTGGGGACAAAGGGAAAAACAGCCCTCGCAGCCCTGTGAGCAAGATTGCTTCTGAAATGGCCCATGATGCTGTGGAATTGACCTCTGCAGAAATGCGAGGCACTGGGGAGGAGTGTAAGGAAGGTGGCCGGAAAACCTTCCTGTATAGTGAACTATCCAACAAGAACAAGAGTGGAGACAAACAGATGTGCCAAAGAGATAGCAAAGAATTTGCAGATTGTATCAGCAAAGGGCTCATGGTTTATGCAAATCAGGTGGCATCTGACATGATGGTCTCTGTTATGAAAACCTTGAAAATACATAGCTCTGGGAAGCCAATTCCAGCCTGTGTGGTCCTGAAGAGGGTGTTGTTAAAGCACACCAAAGAAATTGTGTCTGATTTGATTGATTCCTGCATGAAGAACCTGCATAATATCACTGGGGTCCTGATGACTGACTCAGACTTTGTCTCAGCTGTCAAGAGGAATCTGTTCAACCACGGAAAACAAAATGCTGCAGATATCATGGAGGCTATGCTGAAGCGTCTGGTCAGTGCTCTTCTTGGCGAGAAGAAGGAGACTAAATGTCAGAGTCTGTCATACGCATCCTTGAAAGCGGGGTCCCATGACCCTAAATGCAAGAACCAAAGTCTTGAATTCTCAGCCATGAAAGCTGAGATGAAGGGGAAGGACAAAGGCAAAATGAAACCAGAGCAGTGCAAGTCATTGACCAGTGCTGAAAAAGTCGGTGAACACATCCTCAAGGAGAGCCTGACCATGTGGAACCAAAAGCAAGGAAACCAAGGCAAGATGCCTGGCAAAGTATGTGccaataaagaggaaaaaagagaaaagatcagcCCTTCCACAGACTCACTGGCAAAGGACTTGATTGTGTCTGCCCTTACGCTGATCCAGTACCATCTGACCCAGCAGGCCAAAGGCAAAGATGCATGTGAAGAAGATTGTCCTGGCTCTACCACAGGCTATATGACTCAGAGTGCCCAATACGAAAAGTGTGGAAGTGGACAAAGTGCCAAGGCACTCTCAATGAAACATCTAGAATCTCATGGAGCTCCTGGACCCTCTACCTCTCTAAAGGACAATCAACAGCTGGACTCCCAGAAGCTGGATATGTCAAACATCGTTCTAATGCTGATTCAGAAACTGCTTAGTGAGAGCCCCTTCAACTGTGATGACCTATGTGAAAGCGAGAACAAGCGTTCTGAGCCCAGGACAAACAAAGCAGCTTCCATGTCCAAGAAGTCTGACAGAGGGGAAGAACAATGCCAGGACAATCAAGAACTTGACTTTATCAGTGGGATGAAGCAAGTGAACCGCCAATTTATAGATCAACTGGTAGAATCTGTGATGAAGTTGTGCCTTATCATGGCTAAGTATAGTAATAATGGGGCAGCCCTCGCTGAGTTGGAGGAACAAGCAGCCTTGGCAAACAACCCCAATTACCAGGTTGGTGGCTCCAGGTGTAGTCAAGATGGTGCGATGTCACAGAACCATcaggactctcctggacctgaagTCATAGTTAATAATCAGTGCTCAACAAGTAGCTTGCAGAAGCAGCTTCAGGCTGTCCTGCAGTGGATTGCAGCCTCCCAATTTAACGTTCCCATGCTCTACTTCATGGGAGATGATGATGGACAACTGGAGAAG CTTCCTGAAGTTTCAGCTAAGGCGGCAGAGAAGGGGTACAGTGTAGGGGATCTTCTTCAAGAGGTCATGAAGTTTGCCAAGGAACGACAACTGGATGAAGCCGTGGGAAACATGGCTAGGAAACAACTGCTAGACTGGTTGCTCACTAACCTGTGA